In Nostoc edaphicum CCNP1411, the sequence TCTTTTGCAAATAATATTGCTGACTTTTTAACAAGTTGGTAATCTGATTATTTCTCAAGCTGTGTAATGCGTTTTAGAGCAGATTCATAGTCACTTTCTTTTCCTTGTTGTTTATACAAATCGGCAGATTTACGAAAATATTCAATTGCTGCTTGCTTTTCTCCTAAAGTAGAGTGAGCTAAACCCAGGTTGTAGTAAGCATTTGCATAGTTAGGATCATTTTTGATGGCTTGGTTGTAATCTTCAATCGCTGCTTGCTTATCTCCTAATTCATAGCGAACTACACCCAGATTGTAATAAGCTAGTGCATAGTTGGGATTAATTTTTATGGCTTGGTTGTAATCTTCAATTGCTGCTTGCTTATCTCCTAAATCATCGTGAGCTACACCCCGATTGTAGTAAGCTAGTGCATAGTTGGGATTATTTCTGATGGCTTGGTTATAATCTTCAATTGCTGCTTGCTTATCTCCTAAAGCAGAGCGAGTTACACCCCGGTTAATGTAAGCTAATGCATAGTTAGGATTAATTTTGATGGCTTGGTTGTAATCTTCAATTGCTGCTTGTTTATCTCCTAAATCATCGTGAGCTATACCTCTATTGTAGTAAGCATTTGCATAGTTGGGATTAATTTTGATGGCTTGGTTGTAATCTTCAATTGCTGCTTGTTTATCCCCTAAAGCAGACCGAGCTACACCCAGATTGTAATAAGCTAGTGCATAGTTAGGATTAATTTTGATGGCTTGGTTGTAATCTTCAATTGCTGCTTGCTTATCTCCTAAATCATCGTGAGCTAAACCCCGGTTTATGTAAGCATCTACATAGTTGGGATTAATTTTGATGGCTTGAGTGTAGTCTTCAATTGCACCGCGAAAATCTTTGTTGTTGTATTTTTCTAATCCTTCTTTATAGTAAGCAACAGCACTTTTCTGTTCTATTCTTATTGGATTTGTCAGCCCTAGCAAATAAACAGTACCACCACCTATCAATACAATTAATGGAATAACAAAAAGATATATCGGAATAGAATTTTTTTGGCGGGGTGATGGAGTAATTGGAGGTGTAAGAGGCTGAGTTACTGGTATTGGCTGTGAATTTAACGCTTGTAAAACTTCCGCCGCCGACTGATAACGCTGCTGGTATTCTTCTTTCAACAACTTATCCAGGATTTGCCCTAATTCTTGACTTACTGGTTGCTGCAAATATTGTCGCCAATTAGTAACCCAACCATAACCTTGTCGTTGCCAAAGTTCCCAAGGGTGAATTCCACTCAACAGGTGAAAGCAAGTTGCACCAACACTATATAAATCACTGGCTGGGTAAGCTTCACCTCCTTGCATTTGTTCCAGTGGCGCATAACCAAAGGAACCAATGGTTGTTCCTATTTGCGTTATCACTGTTGCTGTCAGTTGCTTGGATGCACCCAAGTCAATTAGTACCAACTTGCCATCACCACGACGAATAATATTCTCTGGCTTGATATCGCGGTGAATAACTTTGTGGTGATGAACTGTTTTGAGAATATCTAACAAATCGAGCAATAATTCTCTGACTTTTTGCTCGTTGAACATTCCCTGCTGTTGTAATTCAGCCAATAAATTCTGCCCATCGATAAATTGCTGCACTAAATACAGACGCTTCTCTTGCTCAAAATACGCCAATAGTGTGGGAATTTGCGGATGTTCGCCTAATTGTTCGAGTCGCCTTGCTTCTTGTTCAAATAATTCTGTGGCTTTTTGCAGTGCGCCAGTTCCTTGCACTTGTGGTGCAAATTGTTTAATGACACATTTTTGATTCAATTTGTCTATATCTTCTGCCAAATAAGTTTTACCAAATCCCCCAGCACCTAATGATTTAATCGGGCGATAGCGGTTTCTCAGCACTACCAATCCTGTACCGCAGTTGAAGCAAAACATTGTGCGATCGCTATTGGGCGGATTGTGGCAATCTGAATTAAGGCAGCAGATCATAACTGTGCTTTTATTGGCAAATGTAATTATTATCGCCTAACTACAAGCTATTCCTTAGAGAAATTGCAAAATAGTAGAATTCCCAAAGTTAAATAACTGTGTAACATTCCTCTATAAAATTTAAACTGATTGCGGCAATGCCTAGGTTTAGCTGCGCTTAGGCGTAGCTAAACTGTGTCCTATATGAAAGAAAAGCGATCGCTATCCTCAAAAAAAACTTAACATTAACCTTAGAAGTGTTAATTTTTCATCATACAAGCTCATGGGTTACTACATCGCTCCCCGCTTTTTGGACAAACTTGCTGTCCACATCACTAAAAATTTCCTGAAACTTCCTGGCGTGCGAGTTCCCGTGATTTTGGGTATTCATGGACGCAAAGGTGAAGGCAAAACATTTCAATGTCAATTAGTCTTCGAGAAAATGGGTATTGAAGTAACTCATGTGTCTGGCGGCGAATTGGAAAGTCCAGATGCAGGAGATCCAGCGCGGTTGATTCGGCTGCGCTATCGGGAAACAGCGGAACTGATCAAAGTACGCGGCAAAATGTGTGTACTGATGATTAACGATTTAGATGCTGGTGCTGGACGTTTTGATGAAGGTACTCAATATACCGTCAATACGCAGTTGGTAAATGCCACACTGATGAATATTGCTGATAATCCCACAGATGTGCAGTTGCCGGGAAGTTATGATTCCACACCTTTGCATCGTGTGCCGATTATTGTCACAGGTAATGATTTTTCTACCCTCTATGCACCGTTAATTCGGGATGGACGGATGGAGAAATTCTACTGGGAACCAGATAGAGACGACAAGGTGGGAATTGTCAAGGGGATTTTTGAACCGGATGGACTGTCACAAAAAGAAGTTGAACAGCTAGTTGATACTTTTATCAATCAGTCCATTGACTTTTTTAGCGCTTTGCGATCGCGCATTTATGACGAACAAATCCGCCACTACATTCATAAGGTAGGTTTTGAGCAGGTATCCTTGAATGTGGTTAACAGCACTCAAGGGCCACCAGAATTTAAAAAGCCAGATTTCAGGCTGTCTCATTTAATCGAGTCTGGTAACTTCCTGGTTGGTGAACAAAAACGGGTGGAAAATTCCCACTTGGTTGATGATTACAACCGACTAAATCGAGGTGGTAATTATAATCAATCTGCACCACCTGCTGCTGTAACACCAATTAGTCAACCGTCAAATCGTGCAACTCAAGAAGTAAAAACTAATGGATTCCAGAAACAGCAAGCGTCAAGTCCACATTTGACTCTAGAGACACAAGAACAGATTCGGCAATTATTATCTCAAGGTTACAAAATTAGTATTGAACACGTAGATGAGCGCCGTTTTCGCACAGGTTCTTGGCAAAGTTGTGTTAATAGCCACATTGATGCTGAGTCTGATGCAATCTCAAATTTGGAATCAACTCTCACAGAATATAGCGGTGAATATGTGCGTTTGGTAGGGATTGATCCAAAGGCGAAGCGGCGCGTGGTGGAGACGATTATTCAGCGTCCAAATGGGAAAAATTAGGGATAGATACAGCAGAATTCAGGAGGTAGAAATCAGAAGTTCAATTGGCGGTTAGAAACTACATTGACACAGACAAAACCCGCACAGGCGGGTTAAAAAAGCTTTATGTTCTATTAACTCAAGTTGGTGTAGCTCTTACAGCAGTTTACAAGTAACTGAGGTACAAAATGCAGGACTCACGCATCAGAGAGAAAGAGTTTGTACTTCCTGCCTCAAAGCTCGTATCTTTGTACTTTATGCAAAAAATAACTGCTGTATTTGTGTAGCCGTGAATTCTATTTGCTAGGGCTTTTTTCAATTCTCAAACAACTTAAAAAATACGCTTCTTCAATTTGAGAGTTGAATCCTAACTTTTTAACTACAAGTATTTGCTGAAGCCGAGTTCATCTTTCTTAAGTCACCAGTAAATATGGCTGTATATTGATAAGGTGATGAACCAGAACAACTCATAGAATTTGTATTAGCGCGACGGGGAGTCCACCATGACTTTGCTTGCACAGTCAAAGTCGAATTTATGCTATTCCATGATAGGTTGTTGACAACTAAAGAGTTAGTTTGTCCATTATCCGCCTTTCTAGCAGATAAAAATGTGGCATCGGAAACATCGCCATTAGCTGGATTAATCCGGGCTATAACTGCGACTTTTGGCCCGCCTCCGCTACCATAGCTAGGCAACCAACGTCCAATGGCAAAACGGCGAAAATCATTACCAGATTGACTACCAGTAGAAGAGTAAACGCCATATAAAACATTACTTCCATTCCAATACAATCCGTAACCTGTACCATCGTCCCTGGTTGTTTCGTAATCAGTACGACACCATGCTTTTATCCCATTATTGAAGCGAATAGTTATAGGGTTTTTGTTATTTGAAAGTTGCTGATAACCAATGTAAATATTGGTTTTCCCATTAAGTACTCTGGGCCCATTTTTACCTTTAATTGTCGCTTCACTATCATTGCAACTAAATGTTACAGGATTCCCAATGGATAAATTTACCGTTTGGGCTAAAGCTGGAGGAGTTTTTTGGGTGAGTACTAAATCAGCTACTAAGATTACAGATGCAGAAAAACCTGCAAAATACTTTTGTAATTTGCGAGAATAAATCATGGTATAAACTTGCCGAGTCAAGTGGAACGGAAAACACCGTACCACTATAAACTCTAATCAGTATTTAGACAAGTAAAATTATTTAAACTCCCATTTTGCAGTGTTTTCAGCATTATAAAAGATGAGACTATACTACAAACCGCATAATCTAATATGTGTGAAAATGCCTGATAGTAGCTGTATATAATTCTTACTTATCAAAGAGTATCAGTAGATAGAAGAAATTCCGATAGGTTACGCTTCACTATAGGCAATTACAGGAGTAAAAAAACAGGTTTTAATAAACAATGTAGCGTTTGTTCATTCTCCACATCCCTTGCGAGAATCTTTTTTACTCTTTTCCTACTGCTTACTGTCGTACTTTATTAAGCAGTTTTAGCATTTTCATCTGATATTTCTTCTGGAACAGCTTTCAAGCGGCTCAATCTGCTTTTGCGAATACGTTCACTATCACGAATGCCACCCGCCATCTCATATTCGCTGCTGTCTTTGCCATATTTAAAAGCAACTCCCCTTACCATCTTATCTGTAAGATTGCTTAAAATTTTT encodes:
- a CDS encoding serine/threonine-protein kinase, with translation MICCLNSDCHNPPNSDRTMFCFNCGTGLVVLRNRYRPIKSLGAGGFGKTYLAEDIDKLNQKCVIKQFAPQVQGTGALQKATELFEQEARRLEQLGEHPQIPTLLAYFEQEKRLYLVQQFIDGQNLLAELQQQGMFNEQKVRELLLDLLDILKTVHHHKVIHRDIKPENIIRRGDGKLVLIDLGASKQLTATVITQIGTTIGSFGYAPLEQMQGGEAYPASDLYSVGATCFHLLSGIHPWELWQRQGYGWVTNWRQYLQQPVSQELGQILDKLLKEEYQQRYQSAAEVLQALNSQPIPVTQPLTPPITPSPRQKNSIPIYLFVIPLIVLIGGGTVYLLGLTNPIRIEQKSAVAYYKEGLEKYNNKDFRGAIEDYTQAIKINPNYVDAYINRGLAHDDLGDKQAAIEDYNQAIKINPNYALAYYNLGVARSALGDKQAAIEDYNQAIKINPNYANAYYNRGIAHDDLGDKQAAIEDYNQAIKINPNYALAYINRGVTRSALGDKQAAIEDYNQAIRNNPNYALAYYNRGVAHDDLGDKQAAIEDYNQAIKINPNYALAYYNLGVVRYELGDKQAAIEDYNQAIKNDPNYANAYYNLGLAHSTLGEKQAAIEYFRKSADLYKQQGKESDYESALKRITQLEK
- a CDS encoding ribulose bisphosphate carboxylase small subunit, which encodes MGYYIAPRFLDKLAVHITKNFLKLPGVRVPVILGIHGRKGEGKTFQCQLVFEKMGIEVTHVSGGELESPDAGDPARLIRLRYRETAELIKVRGKMCVLMINDLDAGAGRFDEGTQYTVNTQLVNATLMNIADNPTDVQLPGSYDSTPLHRVPIIVTGNDFSTLYAPLIRDGRMEKFYWEPDRDDKVGIVKGIFEPDGLSQKEVEQLVDTFINQSIDFFSALRSRIYDEQIRHYIHKVGFEQVSLNVVNSTQGPPEFKKPDFRLSHLIESGNFLVGEQKRVENSHLVDDYNRLNRGGNYNQSAPPAAVTPISQPSNRATQEVKTNGFQKQQASSPHLTLETQEQIRQLLSQGYKISIEHVDERRFRTGSWQSCVNSHIDAESDAISNLESTLTEYSGEYVRLVGIDPKAKRRVVETIIQRPNGKN